From Serinus canaria isolate serCan28SL12 chromosome 26, serCan2020, whole genome shotgun sequence, one genomic window encodes:
- the LOC103822417 gene encoding potassium voltage-gated channel subfamily A member 3, which translates to MDERRSLLYSPAASSAGRQPRGGSSSSHHNLGYTEQLPPAAPQPGPEQQEEEGEEGEEGSMTVVGGGGGGDPLLEEPQHPPALLGGDRYDQPPAPAVPAGQPAGAGEHECCERVVINISGLRFETQLKTLAQFPETLLGDPRKRMRYFDPLRNEYFFDRNRPSFDAILYYYQSGGRIRRPVNVPIDIFSEEIRFYQLGEEAMEKFREDEGFIREEQRPLPEKEFQRQVWLLFEYPESSGPARGIAIVSVLVILISIVIFCLETLPEFRDDHDYEGTGGTFGTGSGPLPPDVFTNSSSSPASMVSSFTDPFFVVETLCIIWFSFELLVRFFACPSKATFSKNIMNIIDIVAIIPYFITLGTELAERQGNGQQAMSLAILRVIRLVRVFRIFKLSRHSKGLQILGQTLKASMRELGLLIFFLFIGVILFSSAVYFAEADDPSSGFSSIPDAFWWAVVTMTTVGYGDMHPITIGGKIVGSLCAIAGVLTIALPVPVIVSNFNYFYHRETEGEEQAQYMHVGSCQHLSSSEEMKKARSNSTLSKSEYMVIEEGGINHSAFKQAAFKAGNCTTTNNPNCVNIKKIFTDV; encoded by the coding sequence ATGGACGAGCGCCGGAGCTTGCTCTACTCTCCGGCCGCCTCCTCCGCCGGCCGGCAGCCGCGGGGCGGCTCGAGCAGCAGCCACCACAACCTGGGCTACACCGAGCAGCtgccccccgccgccccccaGCCGGGCCccgagcagcaggaggaagagggcgaagaaggggaggaaggcagcATGACCGTGGtgggaggcggcggcggcggagaCCCTttgctggaggagccccagcaTCCTCCTGCGCTGCTCGGGGGGGACCGCTACGATCAGCCCCCGGCGCCGGCCGTGCCCGCCGGGCAGCCCGCGGGCGCTGGGGAGCACGAGTGCTGCGAGCGCGTGGTGATCAACATCTCGGGGCTGCGCTTCGAGACCCAGCTCAAGACCCTGGCACAGTTCCCCGAGACGCTGCTGGGGGACCCCCGGAAGAGGATGCGCTACTTCGACCCCCTCCGCAATGAGTATTTTTTTGACCGTAACCGACCCAGCTTTGACGCCATCCTCTACTACTACCAGTCGGGCGGGCGCATCCGGCGTCCCGTCAACGTCCCCATCGACATCTTCTCCGAGGAGATCCGCTTCTaccagctgggggaggaggccatggagaagtTTCGGGAGGACGAGGGTTTCATTCGGGAGGAGCAGCGGCCACTCCCCGAGAAGGAGTTTCAGCGCCAGGTGTGGCTCCTCTTCGAGTACCCCGAGAGCTCTGGGCCGGCCCGAGGCATTGCCATTGTCTCTGTCCTGGTCATCCTTATCTCTATTGTCATCTTCTGTCTGGAAACCCTGCCTGAATTCAGGGATGACCATGACTATGAAGGAACTGGGGGGACCTTTGGGACAGGCAGCGGCCCTCTCCCACCTGATGTCTTCACCAACTCTTCATCCTCGCCTGCTTCCATGGTGTCATCTTTCACCGACCCATTCTTTGTGGTAGAGACTTTGTGCATCATCTGGTTCTCCTTTGAGCTGCTGGTCCGTTTCTTTGCCTGCCCCAGCAAGGCCACCTTCTCCAAGAACATCATGAACATCATTGACATTGTGGCCATCATCCCCTACTTCATCACGCTGGGCACGGAGCTGGCTGAGCGGCAAGGCAACGGCCAGCAAGCCATGTCTTTGGCCATCCTCAGAGTCATCCGCCTCGTCAGGGTCTTCCGCATCTTCAAGCTCTCCCGGCACTCCAAGGGGCTGCAGATCCTGGGGCAGACCCTCAAGGCCAGcatgagggagctgggcttgctcatcttcttcctcttcatcgGCGTCATCCTCTTCTCCAGCGCCGTTTACTTCGCAGAAGCCGATGACCCCAGCTCGGGGTTCAGTAGCATCCCCGATGCCTTCTGGTGGGCTGTGGTCACCATGACCACCGTGGGCTACGGGGACATGCACCCCATCACCATCGGGGGCAAGATCGTGGGGTCTCTGTGCGCCATCGCGGGGGTGCTGACCATCGCCCTCCCCGTGCCCGTCATCGTCTCCAACTTCAACTACTTCTACCACCGGGAGACGGAGGGTGAGGAACAAGCCCAGTACATGCACGTcgggagctgccagcacctctCGTCCAGCGAGGAGATGAAGAAGGCTCGCAGCAATTCCACCCTCAGCAAGTCTGAGTACATGGTGATTGAGGAAGGGGGGATCAATCACAGTGCATTCAAACAGGCTGCCTTTAAAGCAGGCAACTGCACAACCACAAACAATCCCAACTGTGTGAACATCAAAAAGATCTTTACGGATGtttaa